In the Rhododendron vialii isolate Sample 1 chromosome 2a, ASM3025357v1 genome, TATGTATACCTGCTGTCTACCTTTAGCGTATGTACCAGACGACAGTGTAAAGGACTCAATAGTAGACGAGGTGCACAGATTTGGCTGTTCAATGCTGGACTTAGGGTTGAAGCCATTGCCGCTTCTTGTGGATGTTGGGATTAGCATGTTGCAGTTACCTGGTGAGAGTGAAGATGAGGGGATTGCCAGggctatgatgaaaatgaatGTTTGGGACTGCGTGCCTGCCACTAAAGCATCTATTGGAGCATTAGAGGAAGTGGTTTTTGATGGTTTTTGGTCGGTGAAGGAATGTGGCAAGTGCTCAAAGACCCTTGCAGTAGGGAAGCTTGCTCGTATGCCGTGCTCTCATGTATTTCATCGGCAATGTATTTATGCGTGGCTGGCGGGTATCCACATGTGTCCAATTTGCCGCTTTACTATGCCCTGCTGATCTAATTGATAAATGAGTTGATTGTTATCGTTAGTTGCTAGTAAGTATTGAACTTGGTGGACTTGGTGGGGACATGAGGCTTGAGGGTGGCTGAACAACAAGTTGCTATGTGATgtttcttttggtttggttatgaatctatttcctccaaaaaaaatgagtgtgatGATAATATTGGCTAGGAATGCTTGAACACTGCGAAGGAGTGGTGAATATTACATAACTATCTTGGAAATGAAATTGATTTAAAATCACTATTTTCTGATCCGTCCTTTTATAGTTTAGTTGATCAATGTTGGAACAGCCCCTCTTATTCCATTTTTGGCAGATCTGGAGAAGTTCCCCACTGGAGTCAAAGTTTGGAATAAAGTCTTTTGAAACTTGTTCTATTGTAATAGAATATTTTAGCTAGACTAGTTGCCTTTCCAACGTGATGCTAGGCCAAGCCTTTTgggtgcaattttgttcaccctccttagaagagggtgaatattaccctCTTTTCCATTGGTTAAAATGGTGTGGATTTTACTACAAATTGATGTCATAATTATcatgcaatacattttttggtaagcataaCATTACTTTTTGGTGGgattcacaccatttcaaccaataggaaggagggtaatgttcactctcttaagtggatggtgaacaaaactcaactcaagactttttttttatcttatctGGAAAAATCTGACTTTGGAGTATAattacttttttgttgaaagaaGATTTCCGGAGACTCAAGTCGTGTTTGAATTGCAGATCATAACACTAATTTTCACTTGCCCACCTTTAATAGGAGTGTGAACACGATTCACACTACTTGAGACCGCGATAATATTTGCCGAGTCGGTGGCGGCAAGAAAGTTCATCAGCTCCTTATGATAATTAGGGtgaccaaaaattcaaaatgtcaGTGATGAATGGTTTCAAGAATTTCGTTCCCTAATATTGGATCGAGACCCCAACCCCGATTCACACCTCTAAGTACATGCATGAAAATAAACCAAGCACAAAAGAGAGATATCCAAGGAAAACCTCCTTGTACATATTTACACCTGTATACATCTAGAAAAACCTCTCCGAGAGAGCTGCAAACTGGCTTcctcactcctctctctctccccctcacTTCGGTGGCTCTCCAACGGAGTATCCGAGCATCTCCGAGGAGCACCGATTGTCCACTCACGTCTCTCCACACTAGCTCACTCTCTACTCTCTGACTCTCACTCATGTCTCTCCACACACAATGCACACTGCCTTAAGGCATTCTAAAATAGGGAGAAGAAAAAACCTTGGGTCCCATTTAGGGTGGACTccaacaatcaccccctccTCCCCGAGTGGGTAATTGCTAAACCCGTAGTGCTGTTCAGTCCGGCTACAATCCTGCCACACTAGCATCTCTGCATCCCCAGCCAAGCTCCTCCAAACCGAGATACACAACTCACCAATCCGACTATCCGAGATAGGCGCTGATATGCCGCACCCCCTCATCAGGTGCTTGCATCTAGTTGGAACGGCCCACTTGGGGTGAGTGTGAACTGGAGTGTGCCAGGTTTAGGGCCGACCCCCTTTTGTTGAGGCAACCTACGTGCCACTCCTACACGTAGTTGAGCCATCTGGCCTGGAGGCGTACCGGCCCATGTAGGAGTTGTACAAAGAGACATTGGTTTTGCGGGACCGAGCGCAACACTTGTTTGAGAGATGTGCTGAGGTATGCTTTAGTATTTGCATTTCAACACATAGCTTGTATTTCCATTCCTTGCCTTTGATTACCATGTTGATTGATGAATTTACTTCATTTATTGAAACAGGAGGTGGTGGTGACGTGCTACGGGGGTGAGGCCAAGGTGCCAGAGTTTTGGAAGAAGCTCCCCGAGCCAGTGAGAGGGATTGTGAGGCAGGCCGGCTTTAGTcaagaggtggtgggacacgaTGAACTCGTTCCACTTCCCTCTTGGTGAGATGATGGTGACACAGCTGAACTTTGCGGCGATTACGAGCTTGAGGGTTGGAGTGACCCGATTTGAGACTCCTCGAATGACCTTAGTTCTCCAATGATGATACGGAACAGAACCATGAGCTTGCATGAAGGCTTGATCAACGACTTTTAGCATCCCAGAACCTAAACCACAATTCAAGAACTGCCCAGCACAAGACATGAACTGCCTAGCATAAGATAGTCCAACCCACTCCCCAACGCTGagaatcttttttttgtttctaacaGTTCTGACTACTGTAGGAATCTCATCATGACCCCTATACAGCATCTAGCTAACTCTAAGTTTGCATAGACGCTCCTCCGCTtccctataaatagaggtgtcTAGAGCCATATTTAGACCACTACATATTGCAAACAACTCCCCCATTCTTGAAACTCTCTCAAGTTTGGaactcatttctctctctagaatatacatatattttgggttttcttcatatatacttgaagaaaaatctgAGATATCTTGtgttttgaagagaaaaatcacATTTCCATTCCAAAAACGCCCACTTCCTCTATACTTCACAGTAAAAATCCCCTTCATCATTTCCCAATTCAAGACACCCATGCAAACCTCAAAGTTTTGATCAAGCACTCAAAAAGGTAGAAAACTACCAACATTTCTGGTTTCTGTTTATCTGAGGAAACTAGAAACCCAAAGCAGAGATACAAGCAGGCTAACGCGATTGTGGACACCTTCTCGAAGGGGCAATGCCACACAGATATCCTCAATACTTATTTCctctttattaatcaaaatcGTGGATATTTCCACGATAGGAATATCTCCACACGATAATGATCACTGCtaaatagagtcgccacttagtttattaaaactaagaaaataaatagAGATTTCGGGTACAGAAGCCAAAAGTatgataaggggaaggtgttaggcacccatTTTTGCCCGATCGCAAGACTAGCCCATAATCATTCAATATAAACTTAATATTTGCTTTACTTAATTCTACACAAATAAGCTGGTTATTAAGTCTTTAAATAGTTAATAAGGTGAGCCAGGACAGTAAGTAAATCACATGCATTCAACTAGATAAAAATAGAAAGCTGTTCCAACAGATGGATTCCACGGCCGGTGAATGGTTTTCACGGCCGTGGGATCCCACTAGATTGATATATTGCTCATGGGAATGATgtcccagccgatgttcttcctcacatcAGAATATGGATAATTAACGGAAAATCAGAAGCACTACGACCACAatacaaaacaaagaaatagatTAAACCATAGGTCattgggcctcaccaccttgatccctcagttcaCAATTGCTTCGGAATTAGGgtgattgattgattttcttCTCGAAAtcctaggattagggtttgtactCCGGGGTTTGATTGCTCAGATTGCGGCTGCTCACGAGGGTTGACGGCTTTCGTAGAGAGAGTATGAGAGATGCTTTTTGCAGAGTTTCATGGCTAGAAATGAATGAATTGAATGTGtattttggaaccctaaggccTCTTTATATAGACAATGGGtgactcactccaaccaattaaatggcgtgaatcaataaggtaagTTAGGGCCAGTAGAACTCTGTTTGGAATCACTTTCGTAGCCCCGAAGTAACGCTTCGTGGCTGCTAGGGTTTAAGCGTCGATCAAACGAGACAAAACATTCCAGAATTCTGGTCTAAGATGATCTAGTGGCCTCTAGATCCTTCTAGCAGCCAAGGAAACTATCTCACGGAGAAATTTCAACCACCATATTCCACGAGTGACAGAAAAGATTTAAAGGGCACGAGATCGATCTAGCGGCCAACAGGATGTATTTGATTGGATAACTATATTTCTATCTTGAATGGCTTTTCGGCTCTGGATTGGGCCCTCTAAATGGCTAGAAGTACTCACAAAAGTTCTTAGGTTTAcaagaagtcaatcaacaatcactTTATCCTATTCATCATTGGGATGGTCCcaaaggtgggacttgaaatactTGTtcggccaaattggggtgtctatagatTTCCCTCTTTGATTGAACTTGGACGGGCCGCTAGGCATGTTAAGTAAAAATCAAAGCCATAAAACAACTCAATTTGATCAAACAACTATCTTCagggttttttgaaaaaggtttttagTTATGGCCGGGCTAGGTGTCTGCTGACGTATTCTACAAGGAAAATTTAGACCAATCGTAGTTTGGGGCAGAACAAAAAGTGCAGAGGTTTCGGAAAAGAAAATGTACCTTTGGGCTTAAAAAACTATAGTGCAACGTACCTAAGCCATGCTAGGATTTTTATGGAGGGTAGTTGATGGAGCGTGGAGCTGGTAGGGGAATAGTTGGGGGTGAACATCCTCAGTAgtttggggtagatcaatacacagcggGTTATGTAGataccctattttggactttccagattagcttacttacggtatttaattcctcgatgatgaataaGATCAAGAACACACCGAGAATGTtaatgtgtttgagctttgagcggataaacccctttcaaaccctttaaATTAGAACCAAAAAGCCTCAGCCAAACCCTACCTGCATACGCTGGTCCCACATCGGCGTACGCTGGTccactgccacgtgtcagtcatcggtcagctttgaccattgactaGGCTTGGACTGGCACGCGTAGGTCCAGTACTAGCGTACGCTGGTCAAAGGTAGTCCTATCACCTTTATACAACAACATTTATGGGACTTTTGTGGCACCCCAGTACCCTGATCATTCGTCTGAGAAGTGATCACGGATAGGGGGATGTTCCCCCCTCTCTCATACAACCCCCATCACCTTGTCATATGCATTTAATGAAGGAAGACTTCATTGCCAAGTTAACCAGCCACCTTTGGCTGGTTACACTCAACtcccctcctatatatacccccattTGTATCTCATACAAGGGGTTACATAGTTATAGGCTTGGTTGCTAGGTTGGTTCACCAAAAGCTATCAAGTTATAGCCCCATCTTCTTCCTTGTTCAAA is a window encoding:
- the LOC131316835 gene encoding uncharacterized protein LOC131316835; amino-acid sequence: MDVKYSYCCRQDDSIIPEKRKGKYDGFFVYVRMCHKLRKIANGGSDADDNEVKLGTVCSIFTVNRSEFLAGEKLRYRMYTCCLPLAYVPDDSVKDSIVDEVHRFGCSMLDLGLKPLPLLVDVGISMLQLPGESEDEGIARAMMKMNVWDCVPATKASIGALEEVVFDGFWSVKECGKCSKTLAVGKLARMPCSHVFHRQCIYAWLAGIHMCPICRFTMPC